The following are from one region of the Marinomonas sp. CT5 genome:
- a CDS encoding LysR substrate-binding domain-containing protein — translation MSNRVTHLKAAHYFSVASQTLSYTKAAKQLHVSQAAVSQQIRLLEEYLGVPLFYRSGRDMRLTSQGVELAEHLTQAFDFISKGLDSVKLEPVEGTLLVSGLQSFVSLWLMPRLWRFSDLQKDITVKLFSADERIDIHAGKIDVGIDDNQHLTINNQNTTKRTLISSDIIPVCSPSLAERIGLFQPTDLLKCWMIQVDDSSYQWQAWFEEQSICPIRNKSILWAEVSSWYMGISAVKAGHGVFLCPKFMVQKELDEGTLVQAYPKALNEKIEFYAYYAKNSPRRARIEAFVDWLKEESKGLNDNSLKTDSHQPLPWP, via the coding sequence ATGAGTAATCGTGTGACACATCTAAAAGCCGCTCACTATTTTTCAGTAGCGAGTCAAACTTTGAGCTATACCAAGGCAGCAAAGCAACTGCATGTATCCCAAGCAGCCGTTAGTCAGCAGATTCGCCTATTGGAAGAGTATTTGGGAGTGCCGCTGTTTTATCGTTCAGGACGAGATATGCGACTCACCAGTCAAGGCGTAGAGCTTGCAGAACATCTTACTCAAGCCTTTGATTTTATAAGTAAAGGACTGGACAGCGTTAAACTTGAACCCGTTGAGGGAACCTTGCTTGTTTCTGGATTACAAAGCTTCGTTTCTCTATGGCTAATGCCGAGGTTATGGCGCTTCTCAGATCTTCAAAAAGACATCACAGTAAAGCTATTCTCAGCCGATGAACGAATAGACATACATGCTGGCAAGATAGATGTAGGTATTGATGATAATCAGCATTTGACAATCAATAACCAAAACACAACGAAACGAACACTCATCTCGTCAGACATCATCCCTGTATGCTCTCCCTCTCTCGCTGAAAGAATCGGACTATTTCAACCCACTGATTTATTAAAGTGCTGGATGATTCAAGTGGACGATTCTTCTTATCAATGGCAAGCCTGGTTTGAGGAGCAGTCGATTTGTCCTATCCGAAACAAAAGCATTCTGTGGGCAGAAGTGAGCTCTTGGTACATGGGAATCAGCGCGGTAAAAGCTGGCCATGGTGTTTTTTTATGCCCGAAGTTCATGGTCCAAAAAGAGCTTGATGAAGGCACACTGGTTCAGGCCTATCCAAAAGCCCTAAATGAAAAAATTGAGTTTTATGCTTACTATGCAAAAAATTCACCAAGAAGAGCCCGTATTGAAGCCTTTGTGGATTGGTTAAAAGAAGAAAGCAAAGGGCTGAATGATAAC
- the gabT gene encoding 4-aminobutyrate--2-oxoglutarate transaminase translates to MKNTDLQRRKESAMARGQGNMAPVYVDRAVNAEIWDVEGNRHIDFGAGIAVVNTGHNHPKVKAAVQAQLERFSHTCVMVTPYESAVELAEKLNAAAPGDTPKKSIFVTTGAEAVENCVKIARAHTGRPGIIAFNGGFHGRTNMTMGLTGKVNPYKIGFGPFPSDIFHVPYPNEYLGITEEQALADLQMRFTCDIEPSRVAAIIIEPVQGEGGFYIASASFLQKLRKLCDDHGILLILDEIQAGFARTGTLFCHEQAGIEADLMTAAKGIAGGFPIAAVVGKADIMDAPIPGGLGGTYGGSPIGCAAGLAVFDVIEEEKLCDRAVEVGAHFVKHLEEIQKEYPSVIGDIRNAGAMIAIEFVHDGDVNKPYPELAKQLSAKAAENGLVLLSCGIRGNVIRFLPALTIEMDIIDEGMEIFKRCFKELV, encoded by the coding sequence ATGAAAAATACAGATTTGCAAAGACGTAAAGAAAGCGCCATGGCTCGTGGTCAAGGCAACATGGCTCCCGTTTACGTGGACCGCGCTGTCAATGCTGAAATTTGGGACGTGGAAGGCAACCGCCACATCGATTTTGGGGCCGGTATTGCGGTAGTCAACACAGGCCATAACCATCCAAAGGTAAAAGCGGCAGTACAAGCACAGCTTGAACGCTTTTCTCACACCTGTGTCATGGTGACGCCTTATGAATCTGCCGTCGAACTAGCAGAGAAGCTAAACGCCGCAGCACCAGGGGATACGCCGAAAAAATCTATCTTCGTCACTACAGGTGCTGAAGCGGTGGAAAACTGTGTGAAGATTGCTCGTGCTCATACAGGTCGTCCTGGCATTATCGCCTTCAATGGTGGTTTCCACGGACGTACCAACATGACCATGGGTCTAACAGGTAAAGTAAACCCTTACAAAATCGGTTTTGGTCCTTTCCCAAGCGATATATTCCATGTGCCATACCCAAATGAATACCTAGGTATCACCGAAGAGCAAGCTTTAGCAGATCTACAAATGCGCTTTACTTGTGACATCGAGCCTTCTCGCGTTGCGGCAATTATCATCGAGCCAGTACAAGGTGAGGGTGGTTTCTATATCGCGTCGGCTAGCTTCCTACAGAAGCTACGTAAGCTATGTGATGATCACGGCATTCTGTTGATTCTGGATGAAATCCAAGCGGGCTTCGCTCGTACTGGTACTCTGTTCTGCCACGAGCAAGCTGGCATTGAAGCGGATCTTATGACGGCTGCTAAAGGCATCGCGGGTGGTTTCCCAATCGCTGCGGTTGTGGGTAAAGCAGACATTATGGATGCGCCAATTCCTGGTGGCTTAGGTGGTACATATGGCGGTTCTCCAATTGGCTGTGCGGCGGGTCTTGCGGTATTTGATGTTATCGAAGAAGAGAAGCTGTGCGACCGCGCAGTAGAAGTAGGTGCTCACTTCGTTAAGCACTTAGAAGAAATCCAAAAGGAATACCCAAGCGTTATTGGTGATATTCGTAATGCCGGCGCAATGATCGCAATAGAATTTGTACACGATGGCGATGTAAACAAGCCTTACCCAGAGCTAGCGAAACAACTTTCTGCCAAAGCCGCTGAAAATGGTTTGGTACTCTTGTCTTGCGGTATCCGCGGTAACGTTATTCGTTTCTTACCCGCTTTGACGATCGAGATGGACATCATCGATGAAGGTATGGAAATCTTTAAACGCTGCTTTAAAGAACTTGTCTAA